The proteins below come from a single Bactrocera dorsalis isolate Fly_Bdor chromosome 5, ASM2337382v1, whole genome shotgun sequence genomic window:
- the LOC125778993 gene encoding uncharacterized protein LOC125778993, with amino-acid sequence MPQTIYSDNATNFVGADRKLRELKEAFLSQSPEVMKLAAEEGFKFAFIPPRAPHFGGLWEAAVKSAKHLAVRAMGNVLLTAEELGTLLAEVEAILNSRPLAPLSQDPNDGEALTPAHLLIGCSLRALPPAQVSTDPIRYCERWQLVCCLKQQFWRQWSKTYITSLQQRNKWLHPKRNLQPGDLVLVHEDNTPPQQWALGRIAATVEGRDGKVRVADVATKAGTIKRPIHKLALLPVEVEGS; translated from the coding sequence atgccacagACGATATacagcgacaacgcaaccaacttcgtcggcgccgatcgcaagtTGCGCGAACTCAAAGAGGCGTTTCTGTCCCAGTCTCCGGAAGTAATGAAATTAGCCGCCGAAGAAGGGTTCAAATTCGCCTTTATACCACcgagggcgccgcacttcggcgggttaTGGGAGGCGGcagtgaagtccgccaaacacctCGCCGTGCGCGCAATGGGCAACGTACTGCTCACCGCCGAAGAACTAGGAACACTgctggccgaagtggaggccatcctcaactcGCGGCCCCTCGCACCGTTGAGTCAGgatcccaacgacggcgaagcATTGACTCCAGCACACCTGCTAATAGGGTGCTCCCTCCGAGCCTTACCACCGGCACAAGTGTCAACGGACCCGATTCGCtattgcgagagatggcaacttgtttgctgtctcaagcaacagttttggcgacagtggtccaaaacgtACATTACCAGTCTTCAGCagcgcaacaaatggctgcacCCGAAACGCAACCTGCAGCCCGGCGATCTCGTCCTCGTCCACGAAGACAACACGCCACCGCAGCAGTGGGCACTAGGACGAATCGCCGCAACCGTAGAAGGACGAGACGGAAAGGTGCGAGTGGCAGACGTGGCAACCAAGGCAGGCACCATTAAGCGCCCTATTCACAAGCTCGCCCTGCTGCCTGTCGAAGTTGAAGGAtcatga